The following proteins are encoded in a genomic region of Corynebacterium atypicum:
- a CDS encoding acetylornithine transaminase, which translates to MVDSGIRGQWSRFLMSTYQTPAVEAEYGRSATLFDPRGRDFVDFLGGIAVASLGYGHPGVAAAVAEQAVRLTHASNLVATRPVVEVGAALVGKFRQACGGCGDARVFFCNSGTEANEAALKLARLTRRTRVLAAQHGFHGRTMGALSITGQPAKRDMFAPLPDGAEFFPYGDAGYLRALIEMDPQNTAAVIVEPIQGETGVVPAPGGFLAEVRRLCDEFGLLMILDEVQTGVGRTGDFFAFEHDGVVPDVVTLAKGLGAGLPIGAVLAHGRAAGLFHPGDHGTTFGGNPVSCAAAGVVLETIDAAFLAEVRARGEKLAAGLATLPGVVEVRGRGLMRAAVLDRGVAKHAVSAGVEHGVILNACGVDVLRFVPPLVITHSEVELGLERTRVALEAAYRGENERRCKRAR; encoded by the coding sequence ATGGTGGATTCGGGTATTCGCGGGCAGTGGTCGCGGTTTTTGATGAGCACGTACCAGACCCCGGCTGTGGAGGCGGAGTATGGGCGTTCGGCGACTCTTTTTGATCCTCGGGGCCGGGATTTTGTGGATTTCTTGGGCGGCATTGCGGTGGCCTCTTTGGGGTATGGGCATCCTGGGGTGGCGGCGGCGGTGGCGGAGCAGGCGGTGAGGCTGACGCACGCGTCGAATCTTGTGGCGACGCGGCCGGTGGTCGAGGTGGGTGCGGCACTCGTGGGGAAATTCAGGCAGGCGTGTGGCGGCTGCGGTGACGCTCGGGTGTTCTTTTGCAATTCGGGCACGGAGGCCAACGAGGCGGCGCTGAAGCTGGCTCGGCTGACTCGGCGTACCCGGGTGTTGGCGGCGCAGCATGGGTTCCACGGCCGCACGATGGGCGCCCTTTCGATCACGGGGCAGCCGGCGAAGCGGGATATGTTTGCCCCGCTTCCGGACGGTGCCGAGTTTTTCCCCTACGGGGACGCGGGCTACTTGCGCGCGTTGATCGAGATGGACCCGCAGAACACGGCCGCGGTGATCGTGGAGCCGATTCAGGGCGAGACGGGCGTGGTGCCGGCTCCGGGCGGGTTCTTGGCCGAGGTCCGTCGCCTTTGCGATGAGTTTGGGCTGCTCATGATCTTGGACGAGGTGCAGACCGGCGTGGGCCGGACGGGGGATTTCTTCGCGTTTGAGCACGATGGTGTGGTCCCGGACGTGGTGACGCTGGCGAAGGGGCTGGGCGCGGGCCTGCCTATTGGCGCGGTGTTGGCGCACGGCCGGGCGGCGGGCCTTTTCCACCCGGGCGATCACGGGACGACGTTCGGGGGCAACCCGGTTTCCTGCGCGGCGGCTGGGGTGGTGTTGGAGACTATCGACGCCGCGTTCCTTGCCGAGGTGCGCGCCCGTGGAGAAAAGTTGGCGGCCGGGCTGGCTACGTTGCCGGGTGTGGTCGAGGTGCGCGGCCGTGGTTTGATGCGCGCGGCGGTGTTGGACCGCGGCGTCGCAAAGCACGCCGTGAGTGCGGGCGTGGAGCATGGGGTGATCTTGAATGCCTGCGGCGTTGATGTGCTGCGGTTCGTGCCGCCGCTGGTGATCACGCATTCTGAGGTAGAACTTGGGCTCGAGCGCACCCGGGTGGCGTTGGAGGCGGCCTATCGTGGGGAAAATGAGCGGCGCTGTAAGCGAGCCCGGTGA
- the argB gene encoding acetylglutamate kinase has protein sequence MGERMPLSSADRAAVLAEALPWLQFFRGKIVVVKYGGNAMVDDGLKDAFAEDMVFLRTVGVKPVVVHGGGPQISRMLARLGVEPEFRGGFRVTSQEVMDVVRMVLFGHVGRDLVGRINSHGPYAVGTSGEDAGLFHAQKRYVDIGGTPTDIGFVGDITSVDASAVMDLIDAGRIPVVSTIAPGDNGEVFNVNADTAAGALAAALGAERLLMLTNVEGLYTRWPDRDSLVSKILVSELTGVLPGLDSGMIPKMEACLHAVSAGVSAAHVIDGRAPHSVLLELLTMGGVGTMVLPDGFDAADYPDGVVFRKDES, from the coding sequence ATGGGTGAGCGGATGCCGTTGAGTTCGGCGGATCGCGCGGCGGTGTTGGCGGAGGCGTTGCCGTGGTTGCAGTTTTTCCGCGGGAAGATCGTGGTGGTCAAGTATGGCGGAAACGCGATGGTTGACGATGGTTTGAAGGATGCGTTCGCCGAGGACATGGTGTTTTTGCGCACGGTGGGGGTCAAGCCTGTGGTGGTGCATGGCGGTGGCCCGCAGATTTCGCGGATGCTGGCGCGGCTAGGTGTGGAGCCGGAGTTCCGTGGGGGTTTTCGGGTGACGTCGCAGGAGGTGATGGACGTTGTCCGGATGGTGTTGTTTGGGCATGTGGGTCGTGATTTGGTGGGCCGGATTAATTCTCATGGTCCCTATGCTGTGGGGACTTCGGGTGAGGATGCGGGGTTGTTTCATGCGCAGAAGCGGTATGTGGATATTGGTGGCACGCCCACGGACATCGGCTTCGTGGGAGATATCACGAGTGTGGATGCGTCGGCGGTGATGGATCTTATCGACGCCGGGAGGATTCCGGTTGTCTCCACGATTGCGCCGGGGGATAACGGTGAGGTTTTTAACGTGAATGCGGATACGGCGGCGGGAGCGTTGGCCGCGGCTTTGGGGGCTGAGCGGCTGTTGATGTTGACGAATGTGGAGGGTCTTTATACTCGCTGGCCGGATCGGGATTCTTTGGTTTCTAAGATTCTGGTTTCTGAGTTGACGGGGGTGTTGCCGGGTTTGGATTCGGGGATGATCCCGAAGATGGAGGCCTGTTTGCATGCGGTTTCTGCGGGGGTGAGCGCGGCGCACGTGATTGATGGTCGTGCCCCGCACTCGGTGCTGCTGGAGCTTCTGACCATGGGCGGGGTGGGCACGATGGTGTTGCCGGATGGTTTTGATGCGGCGGATTATCCGGATGGTGTGGTTTTTAGGAAGGATGAAAGTTGA
- the argC gene encoding N-acetyl-gamma-glutamyl-phosphate reductase, whose translation MTVTVAIAGATGYAGGEIARLLVGHPCLHSGDLEIRDLTASRSAGTPTDQALPHLPTLWGRSITETDVKSLSQHDVVFLALPHGHSDQVARELPGDVVVIDCAADHRLRDKEAWQHWYGGEFAQPWTYGIPEMPHHREEIRTAKRIALPGCFPTGATLAALPAVARGLIHPNLAITAISGVSGAGKKPVAANLAAEVMGSLKAYNTAGRHRHTPEIVQNLTEVAPENQHVSVCFNPILAPLPRGILTVVTAPLADAALTTASAREAYGEFYVGEEFVRLLPEGVQPQTQWVVGANTCLMQVEVDPLARRLVVTSAIDNLTKGTAGAAVQCMNLAVGFEETSGLPTAAVAP comes from the coding sequence ATGACAGTCACCGTTGCCATCGCAGGGGCCACCGGGTACGCCGGTGGGGAGATTGCCCGCCTACTTGTCGGCCATCCATGCTTACATTCGGGAGATCTCGAGATTAGGGACCTCACGGCCTCGCGCTCAGCGGGCACACCAACCGATCAGGCACTTCCGCACTTACCGACTTTGTGGGGACGCTCAATCACCGAGACCGATGTCAAATCTCTTAGCCAGCACGACGTAGTTTTTCTCGCTTTACCCCATGGGCACTCAGACCAGGTGGCACGGGAGCTTCCCGGCGACGTCGTGGTGATCGACTGCGCTGCTGACCATAGACTTCGGGATAAAGAAGCCTGGCAGCACTGGTACGGCGGCGAGTTTGCGCAACCCTGGACGTACGGGATCCCGGAAATGCCGCATCACCGTGAGGAAATCCGCACTGCGAAGCGGATCGCGTTACCTGGTTGTTTCCCCACGGGGGCTACTTTGGCGGCGTTGCCCGCTGTGGCAAGGGGCTTGATTCATCCGAACCTCGCTATCACCGCGATTTCTGGGGTGAGTGGTGCGGGTAAAAAACCGGTCGCGGCCAATTTGGCCGCGGAGGTGATGGGGTCGCTTAAGGCCTACAACACCGCCGGCAGGCATCGCCACACGCCGGAGATAGTCCAGAACTTGACCGAGGTTGCCCCGGAGAATCAGCACGTGTCGGTGTGCTTTAACCCCATTCTGGCGCCGCTGCCACGCGGAATCCTCACGGTTGTTACGGCGCCTCTTGCCGACGCCGCGCTCACCACGGCGTCGGCACGCGAAGCGTACGGCGAGTTCTACGTGGGGGAGGAGTTTGTGCGGCTGCTTCCGGAGGGTGTCCAACCTCAGACGCAGTGGGTTGTGGGCGCGAACACCTGTCTTATGCAGGTGGAGGTGGATCCGCTGGCTCGCCGTCTTGTGGTTACTTCGGCGATTGACAACCTCACGAAGGGCACAGCCGGTGCCGCGGTTCAGTGCATGAACCTGGCTGTCGGGTTCGAGGAGACGTCCGGGCTGCCGACTGCGGCTGTGGCGCCGTAG
- a CDS encoding HNH endonuclease signature motif containing protein, which yields MNIVELWDSIAGRGMELVEHYYQIGKTTARAKEEIAKQFCVPSVTAGRWLRMSRSLLAPIENPEAGEEALRRATNALCAERGWSIDHLLAAYTPLRHLAANAPASREQTRAWVVARCDGLSVDEVKALTTSRVRELNAGVEVVTRASRRYLRASRTSDAHGMRYATICLPEDAMAGLMRELHEQAEMLRKKDHTLTHQQAMADALTYYRCEPQPHSQYLQPAVLLTMDDLEGQGDGTFATTDGTLLTVEEFASMKLSEYGLCLVYDDKDQPVDLFRTRRMANDKQRAILALDQVLCAEPTCTHTVATCQAHHVKAWAEGGETNLDNLVGACRMHNARNDDNLRWKGRNGRLERCPRTGKAGWRRPGAHCVSGEGTLCARPNPPRAENLRPFQALALTPVRNFAG from the coding sequence ATGAACATCGTTGAGCTATGGGACAGCATCGCTGGCCGGGGGATGGAGCTCGTCGAACACTACTATCAGATAGGCAAGACCACCGCGCGAGCCAAAGAGGAAATAGCCAAACAATTCTGCGTGCCCTCGGTGACTGCGGGCAGATGGCTTCGAATGAGCCGCAGCCTGCTTGCCCCGATAGAAAACCCAGAAGCCGGGGAAGAGGCACTGCGCCGCGCCACCAACGCGCTGTGCGCAGAAAGGGGCTGGAGCATAGACCACTTGCTTGCGGCCTACACGCCCCTTCGGCACTTGGCAGCCAACGCGCCGGCGTCGCGAGAACAAACACGCGCCTGGGTGGTCGCCCGCTGCGACGGGCTCAGCGTCGATGAAGTTAAGGCATTGACGACGTCGCGCGTACGCGAGCTCAATGCGGGCGTCGAGGTTGTTACGAGGGCGAGTCGGCGCTACCTGCGAGCCTCGCGCACCAGCGACGCACACGGCATGCGATACGCTACTATCTGCCTGCCCGAGGACGCCATGGCTGGACTGATGCGTGAGCTGCACGAGCAAGCTGAAATGCTGCGTAAAAAAGACCACACGCTCACGCACCAACAGGCCATGGCCGATGCTCTGACCTATTACCGCTGCGAACCGCAACCGCACAGTCAGTACCTGCAGCCAGCGGTGTTGCTCACCATGGATGACCTTGAAGGGCAGGGCGATGGGACGTTCGCGACCACAGACGGGACGTTGCTCACCGTGGAGGAATTCGCCAGCATGAAGCTCTCCGAATACGGCCTATGCCTGGTCTACGACGATAAAGATCAGCCGGTGGATCTCTTCCGGACGCGCAGGATGGCCAACGATAAGCAGCGCGCAATCCTCGCCCTCGATCAGGTGTTGTGCGCGGAGCCGACGTGCACGCACACCGTAGCTACGTGCCAGGCGCATCATGTAAAAGCTTGGGCAGAAGGAGGGGAAACAAACTTAGATAACCTAGTCGGCGCATGTCGGATGCACAACGCGCGAAACGATGACAACCTCCGGTGGAAGGGGAGAAATGGCAGGTTAGAGCGATGTCCTCGAACCGGTAAAGCGGGGTGGCGCAGACCCGGGGCGCATTGTGTGAGTGGGGAGGGGACGTTATGTGCTCGCCCCAACCCTCCGCGTGCGGAAAATCTCCGCCCTTTCCAGGCCTTAGCTCTCACACCCGTGCGGAATTTCGCAGGCTAG
- the pheT gene encoding phenylalanine--tRNA ligase subunit beta, giving the protein MFISQQWLTDILSQANPGWRVTPEELDAGFVRVGFETEGYRPIPATTGPLVIGRVVEIEELSGFKKPIRYCQVDVGKANGTGELQGIICGARNFAEGDHVAVALPGAVLPGGFEISARKTYSHISAGMICSAAELGLTDAQNAGIINLGADAAAFGADTGDDARPVLGLDDTIFEVNITPDRGYALSARGLARELASAFNLRYEDLARHAIPHGWDVPEASEELIGVDLRPETQATRFGLRKVTGISPEAPTPYWLERVLMTCGARSVNLPTDVTNFVMFLLGQPMHAFDADVIAGDLTVRKAARGEKLTTLDHIERELTTDDVVICDAAGIQSLAGVMGGTTSEISDTTTNVYFEAATWDNLTVARTSRRHKLASESSRRFERGVDPALVEPALDLAAALLAELGGGTVEPSRTIVGKIPAMPTIIMDPQLPSRIAGVDYSTETVTNRLTEVGCTVTRGDQLQVTPPTWRGDLTMGEDLVEEILRLEGLEDIPTILPTPRGGRGLSPRQKLRRRIGHALAYSGYAEVIADPFMRNDQCDAWGLAGDDPRRRTVTVRNPLDNDYGVIATTLLPALLDAVARNIARGRRDLQLFGVQQVAFSRGENTPMPDVNHRPTDDAIREVLDSLPDQPLHAAAVGVGETELTGPWGNGRAFDWADAIETARLVARTAGVHLDVINATELPWHPGRCAALKVGDATVGFAGELYPQLLEAAGLPPRVCAMEIDLDALPVDAELPAPVLSSFPLLHQDIALVVSEDVPAEDVRKVIVEGAGELLEDATLFDIYRGENLGAGLKSLAFKLHFRAEDRTLTDDEANEARMNAAALASERLGATLRA; this is encoded by the coding sequence GTGTTCATCTCGCAACAATGGCTCACCGATATTCTCAGCCAAGCCAACCCCGGCTGGCGAGTCACCCCCGAAGAGCTCGACGCCGGATTTGTGCGGGTGGGGTTCGAGACCGAAGGCTACCGCCCGATACCGGCGACCACCGGCCCGCTCGTCATCGGGCGCGTCGTAGAGATCGAGGAGCTCAGCGGGTTTAAAAAGCCCATCCGCTACTGCCAGGTGGACGTCGGCAAGGCCAATGGGACCGGCGAGCTGCAGGGAATCATCTGTGGTGCGCGGAACTTCGCCGAAGGCGATCACGTCGCGGTCGCCCTGCCAGGCGCGGTGCTCCCCGGGGGCTTCGAGATCAGCGCCCGCAAGACCTACTCCCACATCTCCGCGGGCATGATCTGCTCCGCCGCAGAGCTGGGGCTTACCGACGCCCAGAACGCCGGCATCATTAACCTCGGCGCCGACGCCGCAGCCTTCGGCGCGGACACCGGCGACGACGCCCGCCCCGTGCTCGGGCTTGACGACACGATCTTTGAAGTCAACATCACCCCGGACCGCGGCTACGCCCTTTCTGCAAGGGGGCTCGCCCGGGAACTCGCCAGCGCGTTCAACCTGCGCTACGAAGACCTTGCGAGGCACGCAATTCCCCACGGGTGGGACGTGCCCGAGGCGAGCGAGGAGCTGATCGGCGTCGACCTTCGACCAGAAACCCAAGCCACCCGCTTCGGGCTACGCAAAGTCACCGGCATCTCGCCGGAGGCCCCCACGCCTTACTGGCTGGAACGCGTGCTCATGACGTGCGGGGCGCGCTCAGTCAACCTACCGACAGATGTGACGAACTTCGTCATGTTCCTGCTCGGCCAGCCCATGCACGCCTTCGACGCCGACGTCATCGCCGGCGACCTCACCGTGCGCAAAGCCGCCCGTGGGGAAAAGCTCACCACCCTCGACCACATCGAACGCGAACTCACCACGGACGACGTCGTCATTTGTGACGCCGCCGGCATCCAATCGCTCGCCGGTGTGATGGGCGGAACAACCTCGGAGATCTCCGATACCACCACCAACGTCTACTTCGAGGCAGCAACCTGGGACAACCTCACCGTCGCACGCACCTCCAGACGGCACAAACTCGCTTCCGAATCCTCCAGACGCTTTGAACGCGGCGTCGACCCGGCACTCGTCGAACCCGCACTCGATCTCGCCGCAGCCCTGCTCGCCGAGCTAGGCGGCGGCACCGTCGAACCCTCCCGCACCATCGTGGGGAAAATCCCCGCCATGCCCACCATCATCATGGACCCGCAGCTGCCCTCGCGCATCGCCGGCGTCGACTACTCAACAGAAACCGTAACCAACCGGCTCACCGAAGTCGGCTGCACCGTCACCCGCGGCGACCAGCTCCAGGTGACCCCGCCCACCTGGCGCGGCGACCTCACCATGGGCGAGGACCTCGTCGAAGAAATCCTTCGCCTCGAAGGTCTAGAAGACATCCCGACGATTCTGCCCACCCCACGCGGCGGGCGCGGACTTTCCCCACGGCAGAAGCTGCGCCGGCGCATCGGCCACGCCCTGGCTTACTCCGGATACGCCGAAGTCATCGCCGACCCCTTTATGCGCAACGACCAATGCGATGCCTGGGGGCTTGCGGGCGACGACCCCCGCCGGCGCACCGTCACCGTGCGCAACCCCCTCGACAACGACTACGGCGTCATCGCGACCACCTTGCTGCCCGCGCTTCTCGACGCCGTGGCGCGCAACATCGCCCGCGGGCGACGCGACCTGCAGCTCTTCGGCGTGCAGCAAGTCGCCTTCTCCCGTGGGGAAAATACGCCCATGCCCGACGTCAACCACCGACCCACCGACGACGCCATCCGCGAAGTCCTCGACAGCCTGCCCGACCAGCCGCTGCACGCTGCCGCCGTGGGCGTCGGCGAAACCGAGCTCACCGGCCCGTGGGGAAACGGGCGCGCCTTCGACTGGGCAGACGCCATCGAAACCGCCCGCCTCGTGGCGCGCACTGCCGGCGTCCACCTCGACGTCATTAATGCAACAGAACTTCCCTGGCACCCCGGCCGCTGCGCAGCACTCAAAGTCGGCGACGCCACAGTCGGCTTTGCCGGCGAACTCTATCCCCAACTCCTCGAAGCCGCAGGCCTGCCCCCGCGGGTATGCGCCATGGAAATCGACCTCGACGCCCTGCCCGTCGACGCGGAGCTGCCCGCCCCAGTGCTCTCCTCGTTCCCGCTGCTTCACCAGGACATCGCGCTAGTGGTCAGCGAAGACGTGCCGGCCGAAGACGTGCGCAAGGTCATCGTCGAAGGCGCCGGAGAGCTGCTCGAAGACGCCACCCTCTTCGACATCTACCGTGGGGAAAACCTTGGCGCAGGGCTCAAGTCGCTCGCGTTCAAGCTTCACTTCCGGGCGGAAGACCGCACCCTGACCGACGACGAAGCCAATGAAGCGCGCATGAACGCGGCGGCGCTTGCCAGCGAACGCCTCGGCGCTACACTCCGCGCCTAA
- the pheS gene encoding phenylalanine--tRNA ligase subunit alpha: MSEAEALALTSEDGLVAAVERAIEAFDHAENLEELNQARSAHLSDTAPVMLARRALGCLPKTARKDAGKRVNQARGRVEQRFHQVRERLEQQHVEEVLRAERVDVTVPTGRHHRGALHPITALSEDIADIFIGMGWEIADGPEIEAEYFNFDALNFIPDHPARTLQDTFYIGAEGSRQVLRTHTSPVQVRTMLSRDVPLYIACPGRVFRTDELDATHTPVFHQVEGLAVDKGLTMAHLRGTLDHLAKVLFGPDTRTRMRTNYFPFTEPSAEVDVWFTGKKGGAGWIEWGGCGMVNPNVLRAVGIDPAEYTGFAFGMGLERTLQFRNGLNDMRDMVEGDVRFTQPFGVHA, encoded by the coding sequence ATGAGCGAGGCCGAAGCCCTCGCCCTTACTAGCGAGGACGGACTGGTGGCCGCGGTTGAGCGGGCCATCGAAGCCTTCGATCATGCTGAGAACCTGGAGGAACTCAACCAGGCGCGCAGCGCCCACCTGTCCGACACGGCGCCCGTCATGCTCGCGCGCCGAGCCCTCGGCTGCCTGCCCAAGACTGCGCGCAAAGACGCCGGGAAGCGCGTCAACCAGGCCCGCGGCCGAGTAGAGCAGCGCTTCCATCAGGTTCGCGAGCGCCTGGAGCAACAGCACGTCGAAGAGGTTCTGCGCGCTGAGCGCGTAGACGTCACCGTCCCCACCGGGCGGCACCACCGCGGCGCCCTCCATCCGATTACCGCGCTGAGCGAGGACATCGCCGATATCTTCATCGGCATGGGGTGGGAGATTGCCGACGGCCCCGAGATCGAAGCCGAGTATTTCAACTTCGACGCCCTCAACTTCATCCCGGATCACCCCGCGCGCACCCTCCAGGACACCTTCTACATCGGAGCCGAAGGCTCACGGCAGGTGCTTCGTACGCACACCTCGCCGGTCCAGGTGCGCACCATGCTCTCCCGAGACGTGCCCCTCTATATCGCGTGCCCCGGCAGGGTCTTTCGCACCGACGAGCTCGACGCAACCCACACCCCGGTCTTCCACCAGGTGGAAGGGCTCGCCGTAGACAAAGGCCTCACCATGGCCCACCTGCGCGGCACCTTGGACCACCTCGCCAAGGTTCTCTTCGGTCCGGATACCCGCACCCGCATGCGCACGAACTACTTCCCGTTCACCGAGCCATCTGCCGAAGTCGACGTCTGGTTCACCGGTAAGAAAGGCGGCGCCGGGTGGATCGAATGGGGCGGCTGCGGCATGGTCAACCCCAACGTCCTGCGCGCCGTCGGCATCGACCCGGCCGAATACACCGGCTTCGCCTTCGGCATGGGCCTGGAACGCACCCTCCAATTCCGCAATGGGCTCAACGACATGCGCGACATGGTCGAAGGAGACGTGCGCTTTACCCAGCCCTTCGGCGTACACGCCTAG
- a CDS encoding TOBE domain-containing protein, translating to MRLSARNQLAGEVVEIEEGAVNGVVKIRLDGGQSVVNATITMDSIKELGLGVSKKATAVIKASDVIVGVD from the coding sequence ATGCGACTTTCCGCACGTAACCAGCTGGCCGGAGAAGTGGTCGAGATCGAAGAGGGTGCCGTCAACGGCGTGGTCAAGATCCGTCTCGACGGTGGGCAGAGCGTGGTCAACGCCACGATCACCATGGACTCAATTAAGGAGCTCGGCCTCGGGGTGAGCAAAAAGGCCACCGCGGTGATCAAAGCTTCCGACGTCATCGTGGGCGTCGACTAG
- a CDS encoding ABC transporter ATP-binding protein has product MGVRRGETLCLLGLNGAGKTTLLNILAGLAQPHAGRIRLAGRDIAGLTPAQIARLLAYLPQSTDPTFAYTLRDFVVMGRTPHLPRFASPGRHDYEIADAALARLGLAELGGRALTEVSGGQRQKATIARALSELYRVRVTVGKLEGISYPVVAAELGGS; this is encoded by the coding sequence CTGGGAGTTCGCCGCGGCGAGACGCTGTGTCTGCTTGGGCTCAATGGGGCGGGCAAGACAACGCTGCTCAACATCCTGGCCGGCTTGGCTCAGCCCCACGCGGGGCGCATACGCCTAGCGGGGCGCGATATCGCGGGGCTCACACCGGCGCAGATCGCCCGGCTCCTGGCCTACCTGCCCCAGAGCACCGATCCGACGTTCGCGTACACGCTGCGCGACTTCGTGGTGATGGGCCGCACCCCGCATCTGCCGCGCTTTGCCAGCCCAGGCAGGCACGACTACGAGATTGCTGACGCCGCGCTGGCCCGGCTCGGCTTAGCGGAGCTAGGTGGGCGAGCACTCACGGAGGTATCCGGCGGGCAGCGCCAGAAGGCCACGATCGCCCGTGCGTTGAGCGAGCTCTACCGCGTGCGCGTCACCGTGGGGAAACTCGAGGGCATCAGCTACCCCGTGGTCGCCGCGGAGCTCGGCGGCTCGTAG
- a CDS encoding TrmH family RNA methyltransferase: MPSLDFSAALSERSQRVVNAAKLHRANGRRKARAFLAEGKNAVEAAVATGAATDVLLTQDAAERFREVYLAAANLGVYVHPITEKAAKALAETVTSTGIFALCRPVTWRLDRVLGARPRLVCVAVEVREPGNAGTLIRLADALGADAMIFAGDCVDPESGKVVRSSAGSIFHLPVVRERDTARVVEKLRGAGLTIAATAADGEIDFAAPPRPDFFAQPTAWLLGNEAHGLGQDVQESADVRVAIPITGSAESLNLATAGAICLWESARARRLYEPPSSAATTG, encoded by the coding sequence ATGCCTTCGCTGGATTTTTCCGCGGCGCTTTCTGAGCGCTCGCAGCGCGTTGTCAACGCAGCTAAATTGCACCGGGCGAATGGGCGCCGCAAGGCGCGCGCCTTTCTCGCCGAAGGGAAAAACGCCGTAGAAGCCGCGGTGGCCACGGGGGCCGCCACCGACGTGCTTCTCACGCAAGACGCCGCCGAAAGATTCCGCGAGGTCTACCTGGCCGCAGCGAACCTCGGGGTCTACGTGCATCCGATCACTGAGAAGGCGGCCAAGGCGCTGGCCGAGACGGTCACCTCCACCGGGATTTTCGCCCTCTGCCGCCCTGTGACGTGGCGGCTCGACCGGGTGCTCGGCGCCCGCCCGCGCCTGGTGTGCGTGGCCGTCGAGGTCCGTGAGCCCGGTAACGCCGGCACGCTTATCCGGCTTGCCGACGCCCTGGGCGCCGACGCGATGATCTTCGCCGGCGACTGCGTGGACCCGGAATCGGGGAAGGTGGTCCGTTCGTCGGCCGGGTCGATCTTCCACCTGCCGGTGGTGCGCGAGCGCGACACCGCCCGCGTCGTAGAAAAGCTACGCGGGGCGGGCCTGACCATCGCGGCGACCGCCGCAGACGGCGAAATAGACTTCGCCGCGCCACCGCGGCCCGATTTCTTCGCCCAGCCCACCGCCTGGCTCCTGGGCAATGAGGCCCACGGCCTGGGCCAGGACGTGCAGGAAAGCGCGGACGTGCGCGTGGCGATTCCGATTACTGGCAGCGCGGAATCCCTCAACTTGGCCACAGCCGGCGCGATCTGCTTGTGGGAGTCCGCCCGCGCCCGCCGGCTCTACGAGCCGCCGAGCTCCGCGGCGACCACGGGGTAG
- the rplT gene encoding 50S ribosomal protein L20, translating into MARVKRSVNAKKKRRQILKSAKGYRGQRSRLYRKAKEQWLHSMTYAYRDRRTKKREFRKLWIQRINAAARMNGITYNRLIQGLRLAEIEVDRKILAELAVSDFDAFSAICESAKAALPEDVNAPKSAA; encoded by the coding sequence GTGGCACGTGTCAAGCGCTCTGTGAACGCCAAGAAGAAGCGCCGCCAGATCCTCAAGTCCGCTAAGGGCTACCGCGGCCAGCGCTCCCGCCTCTACCGGAAGGCGAAGGAACAGTGGCTGCACTCCATGACCTACGCCTACCGGGATCGCCGCACGAAGAAGCGGGAGTTCCGGAAGCTGTGGATCCAGCGCATTAACGCCGCCGCCCGGATGAACGGGATCACCTACAACCGCCTCATCCAGGGCCTGCGCCTGGCCGAGATCGAGGTGGACCGTAAGATCCTGGCCGAGCTCGCCGTCAGCGACTTCGATGCCTTCTCGGCGATCTGCGAGTCCGCCAAGGCTGCGCTGCCCGAGGACGTGAACGCGCCGAAGAGCGCGGCCTAG
- the rpmI gene encoding 50S ribosomal protein L35 → MKQKTHKGMAKRIKVTGSGKLRREQVNRRHLMESKPSKRTRRLKGTVDVSRADQKRVKRLLGRG, encoded by the coding sequence ATGAAGCAAAAGACGCACAAGGGGATGGCCAAGCGCATCAAGGTCACCGGCTCCGGCAAGCTGCGCCGCGAACAGGTGAACCGTCGCCACCTGATGGAGAGCAAGCCCTCCAAGCGGACTCGTCGGCTCAAGGGCACCGTGGACGTGTCCCGGGCCGACCAGAAGCGGGTCAAGCGCCTGCTCGGCCGCGGCTAG